The following are encoded in a window of Chloroflexia bacterium SDU3-3 genomic DNA:
- a CDS encoding pyrroline-5-carboxylate reductase, which yields MIRDLRIAVIGAGVMGEALIGGLLKKQLVDPAQVLATEPRAERRAELEARYPGLRAIDDNLEAARWAQVVLFAVKPQTLPKVLAELRGQLREDALAISIVAGAAISQFTQGLDHHAVVRSMPNTPAQIGEGMTVWTSSADVSEEQRGWASVILGAAGKEQYVGDETYLDMSTALNGTGPAYIFMMLEAMVDAGVHMGLPRYLADELVKQTMLGSVRYAIETGAHAAELRNAVTSPGGTTAAAMYELEKGGLRTVLSDAIWAAYRRSVELGRPK from the coding sequence ATGATACGCGATCTGCGAATCGCCGTGATCGGCGCGGGCGTGATGGGCGAGGCCCTGATCGGCGGGCTGCTGAAGAAGCAGCTGGTGGACCCCGCGCAGGTGCTGGCCACCGAGCCGCGCGCCGAGCGCCGCGCCGAGCTGGAGGCGCGCTACCCCGGCCTGCGCGCCATCGACGACAACCTGGAGGCGGCGCGCTGGGCGCAGGTGGTGCTGTTCGCCGTGAAGCCGCAGACCCTGCCCAAGGTGCTGGCCGAGCTGCGCGGCCAGCTGCGCGAGGACGCCCTGGCGATCTCGATCGTGGCGGGCGCTGCGATCAGCCAGTTCACCCAGGGCCTCGACCACCACGCGGTGGTGCGATCGATGCCCAACACCCCCGCCCAGATCGGCGAGGGCATGACGGTGTGGACTTCCTCGGCGGATGTGAGCGAGGAGCAGCGCGGCTGGGCCAGCGTGATCCTGGGCGCGGCGGGCAAAGAGCAGTACGTGGGCGACGAGACCTACCTGGACATGTCGACCGCGCTGAACGGCACCGGCCCGGCCTACATTTTCATGATGCTGGAGGCGATGGTGGATGCGGGGGTGCACATGGGCCTGCCGCGCTACCTGGCCGACGAGCTGGTGAAGCAGACCATGCTGGGCAGCGTGCGCTACGCTATCGAGACGGGCGCGCACGCCGCCGAGCTGCGTAACGCTGTCACCTCGCCGGGCGGCACCACCGCCGCCGCCATGTACGAGCTGGAGAAGGGCGGCCTGCGCACGGTGCTCTCCGATGCGATCTGGGCGGCCTACCGCCGCTCGGTCGAGCTGGGCAGGCCCAAGTAG